The Buteo buteo chromosome 3, bButBut1.hap1.1, whole genome shotgun sequence genomic sequence TTTTCACAAGTTCAGATGATTCTTGGATGGGTTCACGTGGCATCAGTAAGCTTAACTTGATTTAAAAGCCGTAACACGTTAGCTATGCAAATAGATGTGAAAcatcacttaaatatttttggctTCTCCTTTGTGAATTGAGTATCTCTGCAGTTCCTGTACCTAATCTGAAATCATCTGTGCTTCTGGGGTGATACATTTCCAGCATTTCCCATTAATATCTTACTGTAGCTGGACCACTTGTGGGTTTTCAGAACACCGATGTGTGTTAGAATCCCTCCTGCAGAGGTCATGTCATGAtaagcagtatttcttttcatggtTAGCACTGCCTTTTAATCTCTCCCCATTCCAGATACAaagtcaagattttttttttatatctcttGCTGTATTTTTGGGGTATCTCAGTTTCAGCCAGTACACAGCTGCCAACTCCATCTGTGAGCTGGCCATTCATCTTCAATATTTTGAAGGTCATACAGGAAAATTTAAAGGACAGAAAGTAATACTGAGTATTTGAGaactctgtttaaaaagaaatgtgttctCTGAACTGTGCCTGTGCAAGTAACATACGTGTGAATGAGTGTTGTTTCAGCCTGCAATCTTTCACAGATCCTAAAAAATGGCTAAATGAAAAGAATTGTTAAAAGAAGCcatagctgcttttttttttttttttttaaatccagaatAGGATTAAATCTTAACCATAAAGGGCCACCTAGTACTACTGAGGACAAAACGTATATAGTAAGTTGGAATAACAGGTAGGCTTTTACAGGTAGATGCTGCTAAACATGTTGTGTGGTACGTTTGGGCAGAGTTTACGTAGCTGTGTAGCATTCCTTTTCAGTGACTTAGTTGTAACCAGAATGCTGTTGAAACCAAACAACAATGTTGTGTGTTAATGTGGACAGGGCTGTCATACCTATGACAGGGTGTATGACAGTTTGGGACTGAGGGTTTCTGGTGGGGAGACAGGAGGAAGCCTTTAGTGTGTCTGTTTTGTGAGTTAGAGGTATTCTCTGATCTTCATGATCATTTCAAATGTCTTGCCATGAAGTGGAATGATTATAATAAGTCAAGTGCGTTATTGTTCTTGAATTAGCCCCTCAGTTGTAACTGTATGTGGCTTCCCCTACAAGGTTTTAAGGATTATGAATGCTGATAATGAGTTTACTTAGGTTGGTATGATTTTTATGGCCTccagcagcatttcttttggTTGTCCCTGGTGTAAGGGAGATCGGAAGTTGTAATCCATTAGTCCCTTGCAGGAGTGAAGGGAGGTTTGTGAATTGTATCCAAGAATAAAATCTAGTATTTTCACAGTGGTTTTATGTCTTCTGAAGAAACActcctttccttcttcaccAGTTTCCCCCTGGGAATTTTAAGGATTACTAGacaatgcttttatttctacttcAGAAGATGAGATCATCGGTAATTCCTGTACTGATGGGTGTTGGTGGTGGGCTTGACAGGTAAAGGTGCTGTTATCACTGTACTGTCTCTTCAATCTGATCTGTCATGAAACCATGAGGAGGGTGGCACAACTCTATGTCGCtacttttgttctttcctttagAAACCTGGATATTCAGTGTGGCCAGGCTTACTATTGCCCAGTTGGCCATTTCTGCTTCCTTAATAAGGTATCAGCATGGTAGTGATATTGGAAAAATGTCCTTCTGTCTGTTAATAACAGTAGTTCTTTAATATGCATAGTTAAGCTGACATAATAGTCTACTGTTGTTCCAGCCACTtaccttgaaaataaaataaacactcAGATTAAAAGCAGTGGTTCCTAATCTGAGCTGTATCCTGCTTGCTGGACTCAGAAGTAGAGCACAAGAAACATGCTAAAACCCAGCCAACTGCTAACCACTTTATTATGAAATGCAGGAGTTGAACTGGCTTCTTTGGAGCACAACAGAAACAGTATATGAGATCGCTTTTTTCCTGGAGAAGACCTCCACCTCTTCCTGGTTGAAATGGTATTAATTGCACTTGCTTCCTCAGACTCTACCCCTGCTTAGACTCTTCCTCCCTGGGCTGTCTTCCTTCTTTGAAATCTTTGGAATGAGCAACAGCCTTTTTCAGTGCCATTCTTAGACCTTCAGTGAAGTAAGTTTATGTTCTTTGctcaatttctttatttttttgatagATATGTTCTTCTTCAGTTTGGTTATTATAATTCAGTAGCATTTCTGTGAAGCATTTCAATCTTCTTGTAAGACTTGcacacaattttaaaatgcttgtatGTGCAGtagaaaagcacttaaaagtTCATGATAatgtgtaaaacaaaaatagatttcAAATAGCAAGGAGATTCTCAGATCATAGCTATAGGAGctactaaaacaaaacactgtgcAATTAAGGACATGCGTTTAATATAAATGAGAAGTCATGTGGTGTGATGTGGGAATTTATTAAGCCTTGGTTGATAAGGAAGGAGTGTGAATTGATTTCCTATGAAGTGCTTTGTTCTGTAAGTCATTGGTAAAACTAAAGAGAATTAATAAAGATGATATGTTGCACTACAATAACGAGGAAAAGCTGTTTACGAATAGGTGAAGTCACACAGAGTTTAGCTGCTTCTGTGGTTTCTTAATTTGGGTGTGGTTTAATTAAATGTTAATACAGGAACCTTCAGGATTTTGAAAACAACTGCTTTGTGTGTAACTGAGGAAATCCATTTTCTCTCTGAGCAGCCAATAATAACAGCACCATTACAGAGTCCCATTTCTGAAAAGCACCGACTGGAAATACTGCCCTGTGGTAGCTGCTTACTCCAGTTGAAGCCTTTCTGCATCAGCTAGTTAGTGCTCCTCAGTCCACAGGGCTTTAGAGTCCTCTCTGGCACAGCCGGTGTTATGCAGTTTCAGACCATTAAATTTAGCTGGAATCTCTGGCTTCCAAACCTAAGAATCCAGGATCAAATTTTGATTCAACTGAAGCTAAGGAAGGAAGTGGCTGGTGTCCTAACACTACCAATGATAAGCATAAATAAGTAAAGAAGTAATAAGTAGGTAAAAAGATTATTTGGGATTAAGTCAAACTGATGTATTTTGGAATTGCCAATGAGAATTTTACAATTCTCACATTTGCCATTTGCATGACATCATCTGGTGTTCATGCATCTCTTTCAGAATATGCATGATTTTCAGACAATCCCCCAAAACCTGGGAAAAATCTTGCATTTGAATACTGATTAATCTGTTGTGGTTGTGGTTTGCTGTCCTGGAACATTTTACTGCAGGTGCTAGAAGGCATTGTGTGTATTAGCCAGTGTGAATGCTTGTGCTTGTGCAGCTAATGATGACTGATTTTGACCATGTTGATTCAAGCATTTGTCAAGAAAACACTAAATTTTTTAGTATGTCGTTACCAAAAATCTATGCCACCTCCTTGGAGTAATCCTGACTGCATTTGACAAGTTGTGTACTCCAATGTCAAGGTTCAGTGTTACTGCAGGTAGGCAATTATTTGAATAGGACAGCAACAGTAAGTGCTGCTGTTGGTTGAGTTTGGGggcctgcagtgctgctgttgctTGCTGGCTCTGACCCTGATTTGAAAGTTTAAATGTAAGATGCAAGGGAAAGGACACACCTATTAATAGCATTGAAAAAGCAATGGGTTAACTTAGTCTCTtagttttgtttggtgtttttcttgCCTGGCACATGTGTAGTTTGGAAAGGACAGTGGTCAGGAAATGCTTGTGGCAAGATTGTGTGTTCCACACCCCGAGGCCAAGATAAagcccttttctcctcctgcttgtCATGTGCATTTATTCTGGTAATGATTTACTCTGGGCAAAGTATGCTGCTCATAACTTAGCAAATATAAAAGACTAATCGCAAGGATTTACAAAGATAATGGGGAGTAGCTGGATTTGACTGTGGCTGTGTCTACAAAGTTCTATATGTTTTCAAGTTCTAAGGTTTAAAGATCATGCTCCTGAGTGATTGTAAAAAATAGATGCAGCTGAAAGCCAGAGAAATGTGAGTCCTCCTTTGATCTAACCCACCTGCTTGGTTAGGGCATTTGGGCTTTCCATTGCACTTGacagtttctgctgctgcaacaAAGTTTAGAGAGCAGCATTGGTGGAGCATTGGTTATCATGACAGATCTTCTTACTCTGTCTTCCTTAGTTTTTACTGATGTATTGCaacctcttcttttctttctttcccctgtttcctcctttctgacttctctctgacatttttctttttcctccccaccttCCCTGCTTTGCCTGTGTGCACAGGATGGAGTTCAAGATCTCCCGCAGTGGAGGAAGAAGCTGCTCTTCCCTGTGGTGCTAAAAGGAGTTAATCTAAAAGAGGCTTCCCAGCATGTTCATGCAACAGCATGTTGGTGATAAACAGGCTGCTGAACTGGTGTGGTCAAAGTTTGTCTTCCTACTAGTAAGGTAGGAGAGTGAGAATTACGAATTCTGCAGGTTGGCTTGGTGCTGAACTACTTATCCTTGCATTTTGCTATATAAAAACACAGTGCACTTtgcctctgctttccagctgccttacaagcactgaagagaaaaaagagataTGAGAAACAGTTGAGTCAAATTGATGGGACGCTGTCGACCATTGAGTTCCAGAGAGAGGCACTGGAAAATTCCCACACCAACACAGAAGTGCTCAAGAATATGGGTTATGCTGCACAAGCTATGAAAAAAGTGCATGAAAATATGTAAGTGCTTTCTAATAGCTTTCAAGTTGAGCTTACTAACCACTTTCAAACTATTTCGCCACAGCCGATTGTATCAAGTCAGGCAGTTTTGACTTCATTTTGGGTTCAGGCATTTAATGTCAGGAATGCTACTGGTGCTGTAATGTTATGTTtggcagaaaaatatcttttcttaaCAGCAAGTCTAGAAGGAAGTCCAGCTAACTAGGGAGGATCTGTGTGGTACCTGGTTATTTAAGTCTGCCTTGGCAGTAGAGACTGGCCTCTGCCCTtgatttttccagaagaaaacttAGTTGAAGAAATTAAGTGGACTCCTCAAAGTCCATAAGCTAGACTGTGCGATTCAAAGTATTCATTAGACCTGAATAAAAGAAAGGGTAATTTTTTTGtgcatgtaatatttttatatgtccTATATTGTTTCATGAGGCATTTTCCTGCCTGAATAAACAGAGTTAAATCAGAAAGGTTGTTCTGGGAGAAGTAAACAGGAACTGAAACAATAATGAAGTTAACAATAAGGGGAAGCTTTTAAATGGGGTATAGTTGTGTTAAGTTCCCCCAGTTCTGGTGAAAGCTTAACATCAAAAAAGATCCATCTATAAAGATGCTCGCTTCGGGAAGGAGATGATATCTGCCCAGGGAATGTGACTGTTGGCTGCTAAAGGTTTGAGAAGcccagagagggagagagacacagaTGGCTGCAGTTTGACTTTTGTTATAATCCCAAAGTGGAAGAAATTGGACTGGCTAAAACACACAGAAGCTTGCCAAGAAACATTAAGGTGTATGTGAGGGAAATTATTCCCTGTGAGTTCTGCTGTTTATACAGCcatggacagaaaaagaaaatagggtCTGTTCAAGTCTCTCTGAGTCTCTTCTGTAGCATTTGAATgatgtatctttaaaaattttttccatgttatcTTGCCAGGGACTTGAACAAAATTGATGATTTGATGCAAGATATCACTGAACAGCAAGATGTTGCCCAGGAAATTTCAGATGCTATTTCAAACCGAGCGGCCTTTGCTGATGAGTTTGATGAGGTTAGTACTTCAGTAAAGCCTATGAGTTTTAGCTGTTCAATGACTGCATAGTTACTTTGTTGTGCAGTGGTTTGTTCCAGTGGTTTGTTTCTCAAAAGGTGTGCATGTGAAATTCCTTGATCCTAGTTTACCCTATCTAggacattttattattttatatatacacacacatgtgcgcgtatataaaataaatcaaattaataatatatataatataattaaaatctatatatgtaaaatacagaaatatttttatttatatatacatttttaaaaagacaatttttaacTGCACTCCTGTAGTTGTTATTCTTATTTGTACCATGGAAGGAGGAGGCCACTAAAACATGTAATTTGTACTGCTCCAAGTGGACACTGAAACATATAATTTTTTGTGCTCCAAATAGACATCCGTTTGACTAACATGTTCCTAAGCTATGAACTGGCTGCTGTTCACAATTCTGAATATTTGGACCggttttttaagttcttttttgGTCCTTGGAGGTGCAGGTCCTCTCCCTGTTTTCCAGATTTTCTACAGAAGTAGATCTATTAAGTAGAAGTAATTCCTGTTGGAGGTAATAAGGTTTCTTCCTTGagtgcttttcttctgaaacccCCACAAGGCATTTAAGACCACCTGAAAATTTGGTGCAGTAGCTTTCATGCAGTGTCACTGGAATTGATTTTGTGTATCTAAGCAGGACATTACTTCTGATCCAGCCATGGCTGAGGACTCAGGGGTCAGGTATACTCAAAATTCCTGCAGTCTGTGGAATGCAGAACTGGGGATCAGGCTCAGGATCACAaccagtttggttttggtttttaactaCGTTTTAAAATGACCAAGCACTAGGGATCGTTTAAAGAATGCCCTAAAGAATCAAATGGTTCACATTCTCCCCAACTAATTCATTCCTATGTGCCAAAATggacaacaaagaaaaatacatatgctATATCATATTTGCTTGATTGGGGGTGAGAGGGGAGGTTTCATTTAACAGTTATAATTTGTTGAAAACGGTAATgattctttgtattttgtttttccacttttgAGTGTAAATAGACTTTTCAAGAAACATTCAATCGGTACCGGCACGAGAAATGGGATTTGGCCTGTAGAAACTGGGCttcaaacaactgaaaaacataCTGCCATCCCAAACACCTATACCGTGTCACTTACTTTTCATCAGTGCTTAAATTTTAGGAGTCTAGACTTAGTAAGCATGTTGTAGATTGACCTGGAAGTTCCTAAGGAGGTACTAGTCTAAGTTGATGGGCGTGTTTTCTGTTCTGGGAAAACAAGCCACTGTCACATGGGGCATCATTGTACCAGCACCTGCTTTTTGCATAGGAGCCTAATACTTATAGCACTTGTCCAGTAATGGGGAAACCTGGTTTGCAGGCCACTTAGTTTAAGAGTGCTAGAATCAATGATTTAATTGCTGGGTTATGAGGTGATTTGTGTTGGAGGatgatatttaattttatttttttgaaggaCATTTTGACTGCACGCTTCGATTGCCTCTTCACATGTGTGCCATAGGTTTAAAGAGATCATGAAAGCATGTAATTTCTACTGCTCCAGATAGACACAAAAACATAAGGGTACTTTCTCCCTGGGTTGACACAGTGTATGTCATGAAGAATGCAAAAAAGCTTGTCCCACCTGAGTAGGATGCTTGCTGGGAGGGGCAACCCTTGCCTGGGCTGTTTCTGAtaatcaaatgcaaaatacGCACATTTCAGTGGACAAAGCCTGGAACCTGGGAGTTCACCTCTGCAATCTTTTTGGCCTAGGTTCAAAATGAGAAAGGGCATTTGTTATTGCTGTTGCAGTACTCCACAGCCTAGTTGTAGAGCAATGTCTGAGTTGTCAGGAAACAAGGTAAATCCATGCTTGAGGATTAGAAGAACTTGAAAGTTGGGTCTCCCACTTCAAGAGCAAATGTTCTAGGCATTACACTATTATGTTAAAAGTGTAGGGGTCATGATCAgtttccttcactttttttttttaagaccctGTTGTGACTGACACACCTCTTAATTGTTTACTTGTTCAGCACAGGTTGGTAAGGACTAATTTGGTGTGTGGGAGTGTTAGATGACCATCTAGAGGTCTTGTTTCCCAGAAAATACCAGTTGACTTTACAAAAACTTAGATACTAACTTTGTAAGAAGCTTGTATTCACACCACTGACTGAGGCACTTAAAGACACAGTTGTACCTCAGCTAAATGCCTAAGTTAGACATGAGGCCCCAACTTGCACATTTCTTTGAAAGATCAGCTGTCAATTGAATATCATCAGGTGTAGACCTGGTGCTGAAGTTTTTAGATGATATCGTAGTATTTGTACTGTGAACTAGGTCAGGTAGGCAAACTGTAGTCTTTTTTTGgccttaaaaatataaaaacatgagaaagtaagtgtcgtggtttaaccccagccagcaactaagcaccacgcagccgctcactcactcccccccacctagtgggatgggggagaaaatcaggaaaagaagtaaaactcctgggttgagataagaacggtttaatagagcagaaaagaagaaactaataatgataatgataacactaataaaatgacagcagtaataataaaaggattgaaatgtacaaatgatgcgcagggcaattgctcaccacccgccgaccgacacccagcaAGTCCCCCAGCggccaaatccctgccccccccttcccagttcctaaactagatgggacgtcacatggtatggaatacaccgttggccagtttgggtcaggtgctctggctgggcatgagaagctgaaaaatccttgactatagtctaaacactactaagcaactgaaaacatcagtgttatcaaca encodes the following:
- the CHMP4C gene encoding charged multivesicular body protein 4c isoform X2 translates to MFMQQHVGDKQAAELVWSKFVFLLVSALCLCFPAALQALKRKKRYEKQLSQIDGTLSTIEFQREALENSHTNTEVLKNMGYAAQAMKKVHENMDLNKIDDLMQDITEQQDVAQEISDAISNRAAFADEFDEDELMAELEELEQEELNKGMRDVRLPSVPSTSLPSRPASTRKRAEDEDEMKQLAAWAS